Genomic window (Octopus bimaculoides isolate UCB-OBI-ISO-001 chromosome 28, ASM119413v2, whole genome shotgun sequence):
gtatattattccgaCCTAACGAGGTgcttcaatttaagtacctaattcaattgaatcttacttatattctatatgtatataatgtgtgagtgtacacatgttcatacatacaggAACATATCCACATGTTGAATGACAAATCCATGCATGTTTCCTTCTTATTAAACCTCCTCAAAGAAGAGGTTTTACTTGTGCATACTAGATCccagaatgaatgaaagagataaaCTGATAAAATTCTGTTCAAGAAATGAAAGCAAGacaaaatctaaattaaaaaaaggggtatacaaatgtaaacacatacatacatatattatatatacatacatacacaatggtgTAATGAGTCTGATTTTTCTAAGTACAGTGACAACTCCAAGATTCACAATAAAAAAGTCAAAGATATATAACGGTAGATTTTATAGGTTTTTATTCTCAATTACAAATCAGGAAAActggtaaaaatgaaatataaacattaattctaatttaattttacagttgaaatatttgtaattaatagattttattttatttcttaaatttcacTGTAAACAACAACATacttttcgtttttttattttgctCAATTTTACAGAGAAAACATTTACAGTCATTTCATACACTTGATATAATCACAACACACAGACCAAAATTGCAAGGTTTAATACAGAAGCCATAACACTAAATTTCGCTCACTTTCTCCAAGAAAGCAGTTACTGTTGATTCTCTGGAACAATCCTACAACATAGTAACCAATACTGTTGTAGGTGCAGGTGGCtgagtaagaaacttgcttcccaaccacatggttccaggttcagtccctctgcgcggcaccttggacaagtgtcttttactatagtctcaggttaaccaaagcctcatgagtggaaactgaaaccAGGTTATCAGACATTACACATTGCTGGTGTTGCTGGTCACAgtgtatttttgcattattttagccTCCAAATGACGTTACCccactggctaggcaagcaggtcAATATTTCCCCCTGATTGAAAGGCGGgcagaagcaacatgaaatgaagtgtttcactcaagaacacaacatgtcaccCAATCAGGGAATCAAACCTACAATCTAGCAATTgcgagtgcaacagcctaaccactagacTACATGCCGTCACAGTCTGTTTGTATCCTACCTctgctcgacaaccagtgttggtgtgtttacatccagtaacatatcagttcagcaaaaagcAACTGATACAATAAgaatcaggttttaaaaaaaagttctggtgtcgattttgtgccctagcatggctgcagtcaaatgactgaaacaagtaaaagatagaaaaaaaaaaaaaaagatacaagtgAAATACTGGCATATGAACCtcataataagaaaatatgacaAAACAGTGATGGCAACATTGTTcaatactcttttttactctcttttacttgtttcattcatttgactgtggccatgctggagcactgcctttagtcgagcaaatcaaccctaggacttattctttggaagcccagtacttattctattggtctcttttgccgaaccgctaagttacagggacgtaaacacaccagaatcggttgtcaagcaatgttgggggggacaaacacagacacacatatatatatacacatatacatatatacgacgggcttctttcagtttccgtctaccaaatccactcacaaggctttggtcggcccgaggctatagtagaagacacttttccaaggtgccacgcagtgggactgaacccggaaccatgtggttgataagcaagctactttatttcattttaatttgccataaaggcagtacacagagagtagctataggctggacaaagacattaatgagatgagatgaatggTGATTAATATGGTATTAATGGGAGAAGACAAGAGCCGCCCGCCGAActctgcttaccacacagccactcctgcgcctatgtgcatTTTCTGTCACTAATACCAAGAAAATTACTTGCAAAAATATTGTTGTGGTTACACTTGTATTCAACAAACATTCTCATCATCAATCCTTTCatttatgaaaggaaaatattttactttggtTCTCCTAAGATTTCTAATGTAAAACATTTTTAGGTATAGAAATATTTAGTAAGATCATCAACCAGATTAATGGGTTGAGGACAGAGCTGAGAAGAAAGTTCTTCCTGTggtcatccttcagtactttgGAAGACGAGGAACAAAGTACCAAAAGATGACCTCAGAACGCTAAACCTTTCAGTTGAGATGACAAATGACCAAAGATATATGACaacttgctgtactcaagaaagtACATCcttcacagcagaagtgttaacgTTGCATCCCCTGGTGAAgtggattggcctgcaagagcctTTTACTGGCATcacataaagtggttggcattaggaagggcatccagcagtagaagccaaaccaaatcagactggaacctggtgcggcTCCTGGCTTGCCTGCTCCGATCAAAGCATCCAACACATGTAAAATGGACattgaaggatgatgatgatgatgatatgcctaTAAATATAGCCGTAAGACCATAAGATCACCTTGGGAtaacatttacaaacaaaattatCTTTTATAATCAAGATGGCTTTACATTATTCCAAATATATACACCCAGTTTATAAACAATGACAGCAGTGATGATCAATGTTCTTTTGTTGCCAATACctggcttcaaaaaaaaaaaaagtcctgaggttgatttgttcacctaaaactcttcaagatggtaccccagcatggctgcagtcaaatgactgaaacaagtgatggCGTTTACTCTAGCCCAAGTCTGTAATAAAgtcccaaaatattttaaaacattcagAAAACTGAAGACCTgggattaaatttaattaatgacTTTTATTCACATCATGTGTTCTCAGACCCCACACTGTTGATTTCTTCCATAAAAATCAGCATGATAGCAACCCATCTGAGAAATAAGCCCTGTAAAATGGTAGCGAGAGTTGCTCGCCATTCTCCATGGTAGTGTTCTTTGCTGTTATGTCTGCTTGATACACCTGAACACACTGTTGAGATTGGGGTGTACAGCCTGTCCCCTAccccatacacacattttcattgcttaattcccattttctttttgttgaatgagttttggggttgatttctAATTTCACTTGTATTTTTCTATAGCAAAAGGTTCTGATAAGTCATTCATTTTGATTATCAGTTGCAGAAACAATCAttaatagaataaagaaataccacaaaagaaaaagaaaaagaaagaaaataaaaataaaacctagCCAAGAAGGCCTGTTCTTTTATgagacaaacttcctgtttttcaACTCTACATTAGCAACTACAAACATTTTGTGCTAATTTATGGCACAAGTGAACAATGTCTGTTACTGAAAAAACttctcaattattttcaaaattaactgaaacaaagctattgtatttcaacagaagtatAACGAAAGCTTTAGTCCTTTCAGTTgcaaacatacattttcataggACGTATAAGTGTACGTTAGCGTCCGTGCAAGACTTACGCTAACGTGACGCACATTTTTAAGTTGAAAGATAATACTTATTGATATCCTTTACAAGTTAAGGGACAGCTTTATCAATATCAACTTTCACTCAAGACAGTTAAAATATACACTCGTAAATGGGTGTAAAATAAGCAGCTTTAAAATAGCGATTATTTCAACTACTACAACTGTTGTAGAAAAACTGCTGactaccaaaaaacaaaaaaaccttataaaactggtgaccccgactaGATTCCAACACGCAGCCCGACGTTCTCAAGGACGTTTACAAAATGGTGACCCATTGCCAGCTTCATAACcaaccactctttctccttatcaCATTTTATCGTCTATTTTGTCTTCTAGGGGGGATATCTGTagcgtacttctctctctcttatatatacacgaatacggACATAgcggataacagctagccttcggccacacctttggaccctgttgtgtccaccactctgactggttggtattggcgcagtTTGTCTCCAGTTCTATTGCGCACCAAGaagcaacccaaccaatcgcagccttcagataaggtcacacGAGACAGTCTTTTTCTGATCCCCAGTTTGAGCCGACAGGTCAGTTGGTTTCAGACATTGAGAAATTTGAGTTGAGTTGTCGATAACGGAGAGTTTTTGAAGTAAGTTGCAACGTTgaatatttgttgttgaaaaattggttgttaattattgttgttgattgtttatattgttcgttgttttttctctcttcccattGGGGGGAAAATGGAGAAAGCGCCGGTGGGTGGCCTGAGTTATGCGGCCACCACTGGAAGAGGAACAGAAGCGGAAAAACTGGAAACAATTGAAATTAAGGTGGAGctgaagaaaatgaaaggatGTGAGAAGTTGCTGGCAAAAGTCGGAGACACATTGAAGTTGACACCGCCTGCGGAGCTGATAAGCAATGTAAGAAAAAGAACTGTGGTATTTAAAACCATGAAAATCGCAACAAGAAAGATAGAGCTCACGACAGTGGAGGAGATTGAGGAACGTTTGAAAAGTATCAGGAAGCAAACAACGTTTGTaacaagaggaagaaagtatgCCACCGTGGAGGTACGCTTCGCAACAGAAGAGGAAGCAATTAAGAACTCCATGGAGGCTATACAATCGGAGGAATGGGTggtggcaaacgtgtggccagagTGCGAATAGGCAAAGTACCCCCAGAGCTGGAAGaaacatggctgatgacagcaatAATGTTCAATATTAAGGAAGAGGCCAAGATACTGAAGGCCACAAGAACACAAAGTATTGACTACTGGGGatatggaattgaactcactatccaGGCAACAGTGGAAGATTTAAATAGAATCGATGAGGACATAGTGCTGCCCGACGACCTAAGATTGAGAGTGAAAGTGGAGGGCAGGCCGCctacatgttttgcatgtggcgAGAAAGACCACATGAAGGCGAGATGCCCGCAGAGAGAACAGACAGAAAAGCAGGAGAACACGAACCAGGTAGTACAGGCAGAGACAGAAGAAAATACAACGGAGGAGGGATTCACGGTAGTGGAAAGAAAACGGAGAAGTGGAAGAACGAACTCGCCACCAGagaaccagaaaaagaagaaagaagaggtggaAAAGAAAGCTGTGACCAGAGGGAAGGCAGACGAAGAGGTGAcggagcaagaaagagagaaggcaacTACTAAACAGGTGGATTTACAGAAGGAGGGAACAGTGAGAAGGACGCAGGTTTCCCCAGCGAAGGAAGAAGATTCGAGAGTTCAAACATGCGAGGATGAAATGGAGAAATGATTTGGAGTTGAAGAAGGAAATACACCAGtagcagaagaagaaaagaaaaaaccaagaagaggaaaaaacaaatggaattttgtgacatattaaaaaaataaggagacggagaaaaaaattctaaaattcaaGCATATAAGAATAAAGTTACCCACAGATGTGTACTCTGAAAATGTGAAGGCCATTGTGGTCGATAGGTACACATacaggaaactgaaagacacgTGCGGAGACAAAATTGATACGCCCGGAGTAGCAGTGGAGTTCGACGAGCTGCCACCAGTGATCGAACTCAAGGACTTGGAGCCTTTTATGAGatattaaaaagaaggaaaaaaattaaaaaaagagtaaaattgtTTTGAAACAAAANNNNNNNNNNNNNNNNNNNNNNNNNNNNNNNNNNNNNNNNNNNNNNNNNNNNNNNNNNNNNNNNNNNNNNNNNNNNNNNNNNNNNNNNNNNNNNNNNNNNNNNNNNNNNNNNNNNNNNNNNNNNNNNNNNNNNNNNNNNNNNNNNNNNNNNNNNNNNNNNNNNNNNNNNNNNNNNNNNNNNNNNNNNNNNNNNNNNNNNNNNNNNNNNNNNNNNNNNNNNNNNNNNNNNNNNNNNNNNNNNNNNNNNNNNNNNNNNNNNNNNNNNNNNNNNNNNNNNNNNNNNNNNNNNNNNNNNNNNNNNNNNNNNNNNNNNNNNNNNNNNNNNNNNNNNNNNNNNNNNNNNNNNNNNNNNNNNNNNNNNNNNNNNNNNNNNNNNNNNNNNNNNNNNNNNNNNNNNNNNNNNNNNNNNNNNNNNNNNNNNNNNNNNNNNNNNNNNNNNNNNNNNNNNNNNNNNNNNNNNNNNNNNNNNNNNNNNNNNNNNNNNNNNNNNNNNNNNNNNNNNNNNNNNNNNNNNNNNNNNNNNNNNNNNNNNNNNNNNNNNNNNNNNNNNNNNNNNNNNNNNNNNNNNNNNNNNNNNNNNNNNNNNNNNNNNNNNNNNNNNNNNNNNNNNNNNNNNNNNNNNNNNNNNNNNNNNNNNNNNNNNNNNNNNNNNNNNNNNNNNNNNNNNNNNNNNNNNNNNNNNNNNNNNNNNNNNNNNNNNNNNNNNNNNNNNNNNNNNNNNNNNNNNNNNNNNNNNNNNNNNNNNNNNNNNNNNNNNNNNNNNNNNNNNNNNNNNNNNNNNNNNNNNNNNNNNNNNNNNNNNNNNNNNNNNNNNNNNNNNNNNNNNNNNNNNNNNNNNNNNNNNNNNNNNNNNNNNNNNNNNNNNNNNNNNNNNNNNNNNNNNNNNNNNNNNNNNNNNNNNNNNNNNNNNNNNNNNNNNNNNNNNNNNNNNNNNNNNNNNNNNNNNNNNNNNNNNNNNNNNNNNNNNNNNNNNNNNNNNNNNNNNNNNNNNNNNNNNNNNNNNNNNNNNNNNNNNNNNNNNNNNNNNNNNNNNNNNNNNNNNNNNNNNNNNNNNNNNNNNNNNNNNNNNNNNNNNNNNNNNNNNNNNNNNNNNNNNNNNNNNNNNNNNNNNNNNNNNNNNNNNNNNNNNNNNNNNNNNNNNNNNNNNNNNNNNNNNNNNNNNNNNNNNNNNNNNNNNNNNNNNNNNNNNNNNNNNNNNNNNNNNNNNNNNNNNNNNNNNNNNNNNNNNNNNNNNNNNNNNNNNNNNNNNNNNNNNNNNNNNNNNNNNNNNNNNNNNNNNNNNNNNNNNNNNNNNNNNNNNNNNNNNNNNNNNNNNNNNNNNNNNNNNNNNNNNNNNNNNNNNNNNNNNNNNNNNNNNNNNNNNNNNNNNNNNNNNNNNNNNNNNNNNNNNNNNNNNNNNNNNNNNNNNNNNNNNNNNNNNNNNNNNNNNNNNNNNNNNNNNNNNNNNNNNNNNNNNNNNNNNNNNNNNNNNNNNNNNNNNNNNNNNNNNNNNNNNNNNNNNNNNNNNNNNNNNNNNNNNNNNNNNNNNNNNNNNNNNNNNNNNNNNNNNNNNNNNNNNNNNNNNNNNNNNNNNNNNNNNNNNNNNNNNNNNNNNNNNNNNNNNNNNNNNNNNNNNNNNNNNNNNNNNNNNNNNNNNNNNNNNNNNNNNNNNNNNNNNNNNNNNNNNNNNNNNNNNNNNNNNNNNNNNNNNNNNNNNNNNNNNNNNNNNNNNNNNNNNNNNNNNNNNNNNNNNNNNNNNNNNNNNNNNNNNNNNNNNNNNNNNNNNNNNNNNNNNNNNNNNNNNNNNNNNNNNNNNNNNNNNNNNNNNNNNNNNNNNNNNNNNNNNNNNNNNNNNNNNNNNNNNNNNNNNNNNNNNNNNNNNNNNNNNNNNNNNNNNNNNNNNNNNNNNNNNNNNNNNNNNNNNNNNNNNNNNNNNNNNNNNNNNNNNNNNNNNNNNNNNNNNNNNNNNNNNNNNNNNNNNNNNNNNNNNNNNNNNNNNNNNNNNNNNNNNNNNNNNNNNNNNNNNNNNNNNNNNNNNNNNNNNNNNNNNNNNNNNNNNNNNNNNNNNNNNNNNNNNNNNNNNNNNNNNNNNNNNNNNNNNNNNNNNNNNNNNNNNNNNNNNNNNNNNNNNNNNNNNNNNNNNNNNNAAGAGAGATGACCCCCAGGTGGGAACATCGGCAACCGAAAAActgaaaccaaaaataaaaggTTACACCTGCGGCCAGAGAGACAAGTAGAACCCATACAGTAACCAAAGAAGGTGCACTCCCGGCCAAGGAGGACGTAACCAAGAATGCACCCACCAAAGAGGGTGAACTCCCGGCCAAGGAGGCCGTTACCAGGAGTTCATCCAACCAAGAGACGGCAACCCCAGGAGTGACCGCCTTGTATGAACTAGTCAcagacagtgagaaagaaaggCTAGACCCCACAGATGGCTAGCAAGTATGTTCGAGGAAGAGGACGAGGAAGACGGAGTCCCCGAACAAACAAGGAAGACTAAAGTAGCAAAACCAgggaagaaaaaagggaaaaagatgtCCTTTATAGACATCCCGATAATTATACCGAAACCGGTGGATCGAGTGACAGTCGCATACCGGAGAAAAAACAAAGTCCCTTTGTCATAGCAAAGATAGCAAGGACTCTGTTCTTTGATCTGAACAAATTACATCCCAATGACATAGGCATACTAAAAGAGTCAAAAAAAGTGTTCGATCCATTGGTTGAACCCTCCATGGAGGGTACCCTTTACAGTAGGAACGGATTTGCTACGTCAGCAAACTTgcaaaaagaatatgaatattgCCCTGAAAAAAGCGTTATCCAACACTACCATATTGGTGTATCCAAAACCAGACGTCCCACTGTGTTTACTCATCAATGCATTCGATTCCGGAATTGGATGAAGCAAAGTCATTCCTTTGCTTACTTCAAAGGCATACACATGCCTATCACATCTAAACACCTTTAAACACAACAATTAGCATTAACCACAACACAGGCATGAAGTAGATTCGATCCAAATTTCAAGTAACAGTTCAAGAGAACCTTTCTCATGGTGGAAAAATAGTTTTTCtatgacagcagttttacatttgccagattgcaTTATCTAGgctgaaataatgtcttcaccacttgacccttctaacctcttctacttcaccaaaagctagaattaaaATAACAAGTACCACCAACGAAAACCActgttctcaacgatatgtctatccttctggatagctATAAATACAAGAACCTTCAAGCAAAACCCAGTTAGTCACTTGGTGGTTGGGAGTGTGTTTATTATTCAAAGGGGTGTCAAAAATTCTTATCTGTTTGAAAAagtgttttgttattattgtttgtggTTTCCCGTAAGGGTAACATTGTTAACCTGTTAGACGTAAGTCTTCGTTGAAATTGTTATCGTTCCCTATGGGGGGAAGGAAATAACAATATTGTATTCGGACATTAAAACTTTTTCAAAAACCCAGGCCGCATATAGAGGTCACACGACCTATCAAAGACATCAAGCGTGACCAATAGCCATATATGGCAATACAGCTCACACTGAAACAGGTGGGAATGTAGCATAACCAAATATGGAAATTCAACTGAGACACCATCTTGTTACTTTGTGTTTGTTGGGTCCCCGTAAGGGAAACGttgttgaatttttctttgtatatacattGTGAACTGCGATCCTCCTCCTTTTGGGAAAAGACATTTTGGAAAAAACTGTTAATAACAATTTCTTCATTGAAATTTGAACTGCGCTCCCGCTTGGGACACACTGTTATCTTTTTTTATCTGTTAAAATATTGTAAGAAATGTCTTCCAAGGAAGAAAATGCCATAAATTTTGCTGCAGCCGTAGGCAGACACGAAATCATCACGCTGAGAATTGAAGAAATTCAAACCTATTATGGTATGATTACTGAAAAGGACAGTGAAAAGTAAACTATCGCCACccagtgaaataaaaaataaaattaaagatgaTTATTTACAAGACTTTTAATaccgaataaaaaaaaatttttgaattttta
Coding sequences:
- the LOC106878453 gene encoding uncharacterized protein LOC106878453; the encoded protein is MGGGKRVARVRIGKVPPELEETWLMTAIMFNIKEEAKILKATRTQSIDYWGYGIELTIQATVEDLNRIDEDIVLPDDLRLRVKVEGRPPTCFACGEKDHMKARCPQREQTEKQENTNQVVQAETEENTTEEGFTVVERKRRSGRTNSPPENQKKKKEEVEKKAVTRGKADEEVTEQEREKATTKQVDLQKEGTVRRTQVSPAKEEDSRVQTCEDEMEK